The window CCTGTTCTCGATGGTACGAGGGGCGTCGTGACCAACCTGGTGGACAGCCTGCTGTGCCCGATCCACCTGTTATGGTGACTCGGCAGTTGTCTTTTGAAGTTAGGGCAACCCAGATCTTTTTGGGCTGACCCAAAACGGCACGCCTCGAGGTTGGTGCCCTGTTCACTCACTGCTGCGAGGAACGCTCAGTACGGTGCGGCGCAGTGCCGAGTGACCTCCATTCATCATCGTGAACGAGGTGAAGCACGACCTTTGGCATTGAGAACCCTATCTGTTGAAGACTAGGAGTCTCCAAGAAACTCGGGTTTACTTGGTGGGAGGAGCCCTTGCTGGTCTCGAAGACTCGACGATGGACTCCCGTAAATTCCCAGAACGGTCTGTCCTCAAGTAGTCATTCTCAGTTAGCGCATTCCAGATAACTGTTCGAAAGTTCTCTTTCCGCCTGGCTTCAGCACGCTGTCTATTGAGAACTGTCGCGAAATACATACTACAATGTAGAACATGAGCACCGTGGGCATTCGAGCACTCAAACAGAACGCTTCACAGGTGGTGGCCAGGGCCGCCTCCGGCGAAGTGATAACGATTACCGACCGAGGAAGACCGGTCGCCCAGCTGGTTCCTATCCCTGGGGGACACATTGCTGCTCTTGTCGCGGCAGGTCTGGCTCGCCCTGCGAAGGGCTCTCTCGCGGCTCTTGGCGCGCCTTCGGGGGCGCCACAATCAGAGTCACTGTTGTCAGAGACCGTAGCGACCATGCGCAACAGTGAACGTTACTGATGGCCTTTTACCTCGACACGTCTGCCGCGGCCAAGCTGGTCATGGTCGAACCTGATTCCCCGGCTATGG of the Ferrimicrobium sp. genome contains:
- a CDS encoding type II toxin-antitoxin system Phd/YefM family antitoxin, with amino-acid sequence MSTVGIRALKQNASQVVARAASGEVITITDRGRPVAQLVPIPGGHIAALVAAGLARPAKGSLAALGAPSGAPQSESLLSETVATMRNSERY